A genomic window from Glycine max cultivar Williams 82 chromosome 17, Glycine_max_v4.0, whole genome shotgun sequence includes:
- the LOC100789632 gene encoding ubiquitin C-terminal hydrolase 22 isoform X1, with product MLLRNPSLYTNPEPCQHLAEYKLKHGFDGYKAIQKLLVISPIGKASVKKPNTKVPRCGFCNGCEGRFYLCLICSSFSCLDHTLLHPQSETGHAVFVDIERAELFCGVCRDQLYDPDFDQVVMSKHSLGVASGVTGNESIGQRLIKRRRLASGVVGLDLQKSKCRVSTKDLREKSCYPVGLRGLNNLGSTCFMNSVLQVLLNAPPFRDYFLSGGHRLEACHHRRTADLMCCLLCDVNAIFSAAYSGDRSPYSPAQFLYSWWQHSANLACYEQQDAHEFFISMLDAIHEKESKTRNGSKGNGDCQCIAHKVFYGLLRSDVTCMACGFTSTTYDPCVDISLNLDTNVSSTEKGKKLTKQNEDGSMSTLFGCLDLFTRPEKLGSDQKLYCRNCRERQDSLKQMSIRKLPLVLSLHVKRFEHSFVKKSSRKIDRYLHFPFSLDMSPYLSSSILRARYGNRIFNFGGDQSDMFSEFEIFAVVTHSGTLESGHYVSFVRLRNQWYRCDDAWITVVDEATVRASQCYMIFYVQKLQHNKANEDPSHVPNSPGRELFLPIAGFC from the exons ATGTTGCTAAGAAACCCTTCTTTATACACAAACCCAGAACCCTGCCAGCACCTTGCTGAGTACAAGCTCAAGCATGGCTTCGATGGCTACAAAGCCATCCAAAAGCTCCTTGTGATTTCTCCAATTGGGAAAGCCAGTGTCAAGAAACCCAACACAAAGGTACCCAGATGCGGTTTCTGTAATGGGTGTGAAGGGAGATTCTATCTATGCCTGATTTGTTCTTCATTTTCATGTTTGGATCACACCCTTTTGCACCCTCAATCAGAAACAGGTCATGCTGTCTTTGTGGACATTGAAAGGGCTGAACTTTTTTGTGGGGTGTGCCGTGATCAATTGTATGACCCTGATTTTGACCAAGTTGTGATGTCTAAGCACTCATTGGGGGTGGCAAGTGGTGTCACTGGGAATGAAAGCATTGGCCAGAGATTGATCAAGAGGAGGAGATTGGCTTCTGGTGTTGTTGGATTGGATTTGCAGAAATCTAAGTGTAGAGTTTCCACCAAAGATCTGAGGGAAAAATCGTGTTACCCTGTGGGGTTGAGGGGGTTGAACAATCTTGGTAGCACGTGCTTCATGAATTCGGTGTTGCAAGTGTTGCTAAATGCACCTCCTTTCAGGGACTATTTCCTGAGTGGTGGACACCGGTTGGAGGCTTGTCATCACAGAAGAACCGCGGATCTGATGTGTTGTTTGCTTTGTGATGTCAATGCTATTTTTTCGGCTGCGTATTCGGGGGATCGGAGTCCGTATAGTCCTGCTCAGTTTCTCTACAG CTGGTGGCAGCATTCAGCAAATTTAGCATGTTATGAGCAGCAGGATGCTCACGAGTTTTTCATTTCGATGTTAGATGCTATCCATGAGAAAGAGAGCAAAACAAGGAATGGAAGCAAAG GTAATGGAGACTGTCAATGCATTGCTCATAAGGTGTTCTATGGGTTATTGAGATCAGATGTTACCTGCATGGCCTGTGGATTCACCTCAACAACCTATGACCCTTGTGTGGACATTTCACTTAACTTGGATACCAATGTCTCTTCAACAGAAAAGGGTAAAAAACTTACCAAACAAAATGAGGATGGCAGTATGTCTACACTTTTTGGTTGTTTAGATTTATTCACAAGGCCAGAGAAGTTGGGGTCAGACCAGAAACTTTACTGCCGGAATTGTCGGGAAAGGCAGGACTCGTTGAAGCAAATGTCTATTAGAAAGCTTCCATTAGTACTTAGTTTGCATGTAAAACGATTTGAACACTCCTTTGTTAAAAAGTCTTCAAGAAAAATAGATCGCTACCTACACTTCCCATTTTCCTTAGATATGTCCCCATATCTGTCCTCCTCAATCCTCAGAGCCAGATAtggaaatagaatttttaattttgggggTGATCAATCAGATATGTTTTCTGAGTTTGAGATTTTTGCAGTGGTGACACATTCGGGGACGCTCGAGTCTGGCCATTATGTTTCTTTCGTGCGTTTAAGGAATCAGTGGTACAGATGTGATGATGCTTGGATAACTGTGGTTGATGAGGCTACAGTCAGAGCCTCACAGTGTTACATGATTTTTTATGTGCAAAAGTTGCAGCACAATAAAGCAAATGAAGACCCGAGTCATGTGCCAAATTCCCCCGGAAGAGAGCTATTTCTTCCTATTGCTGGATTTTGCTAG
- the LOC100789632 gene encoding ubiquitin C-terminal hydrolase 22 isoform X2 translates to MLLRNPSLYTNPEPCQHLAEYKLKHGFDGYKAIQKLLVISPIGKASVKKPNTKVPRCGFCNGCEGRFYLCLICSSFSCLDHTLLHPQSETGHAVFVDIERAELFCGVCRDQLYDPDFDQVVMSKHSLGVASGVTGNESIGQRLIKRRRLASGVVGLDLQKSKCRVSTKDLREKSCYPVGLRGLNNLGSTCFMNSVLQVLLNAPPFRDYFLSGGHRLEACHHRRTADLMCCLLCDVNAIFSAAYSGDRSPYSPAQFLYSWWQHSANLACYEQQDAHEFFISMLDAIHEKESKTRNGSKGNGDCQCIAHKVFYGLLRSDVTCMACGFTSTTYDPCVDISLNLDTNVSSTEKVVTHSGTLESGHYVSFVRLRNQWYRCDDAWITVVDEATVRASQCYMIFYVQKLQHNKANEDPSHVPNSPGRELFLPIAGFC, encoded by the exons ATGTTGCTAAGAAACCCTTCTTTATACACAAACCCAGAACCCTGCCAGCACCTTGCTGAGTACAAGCTCAAGCATGGCTTCGATGGCTACAAAGCCATCCAAAAGCTCCTTGTGATTTCTCCAATTGGGAAAGCCAGTGTCAAGAAACCCAACACAAAGGTACCCAGATGCGGTTTCTGTAATGGGTGTGAAGGGAGATTCTATCTATGCCTGATTTGTTCTTCATTTTCATGTTTGGATCACACCCTTTTGCACCCTCAATCAGAAACAGGTCATGCTGTCTTTGTGGACATTGAAAGGGCTGAACTTTTTTGTGGGGTGTGCCGTGATCAATTGTATGACCCTGATTTTGACCAAGTTGTGATGTCTAAGCACTCATTGGGGGTGGCAAGTGGTGTCACTGGGAATGAAAGCATTGGCCAGAGATTGATCAAGAGGAGGAGATTGGCTTCTGGTGTTGTTGGATTGGATTTGCAGAAATCTAAGTGTAGAGTTTCCACCAAAGATCTGAGGGAAAAATCGTGTTACCCTGTGGGGTTGAGGGGGTTGAACAATCTTGGTAGCACGTGCTTCATGAATTCGGTGTTGCAAGTGTTGCTAAATGCACCTCCTTTCAGGGACTATTTCCTGAGTGGTGGACACCGGTTGGAGGCTTGTCATCACAGAAGAACCGCGGATCTGATGTGTTGTTTGCTTTGTGATGTCAATGCTATTTTTTCGGCTGCGTATTCGGGGGATCGGAGTCCGTATAGTCCTGCTCAGTTTCTCTACAG CTGGTGGCAGCATTCAGCAAATTTAGCATGTTATGAGCAGCAGGATGCTCACGAGTTTTTCATTTCGATGTTAGATGCTATCCATGAGAAAGAGAGCAAAACAAGGAATGGAAGCAAAG GTAATGGAGACTGTCAATGCATTGCTCATAAGGTGTTCTATGGGTTATTGAGATCAGATGTTACCTGCATGGCCTGTGGATTCACCTCAACAACCTATGACCCTTGTGTGGACATTTCACTTAACTTGGATACCAATGTCTCTTCAACAGAAAAGG TGGTGACACATTCGGGGACGCTCGAGTCTGGCCATTATGTTTCTTTCGTGCGTTTAAGGAATCAGTGGTACAGATGTGATGATGCTTGGATAACTGTGGTTGATGAGGCTACAGTCAGAGCCTCACAGTGTTACATGATTTTTTATGTGCAAAAGTTGCAGCACAATAAAGCAAATGAAGACCCGAGTCATGTGCCAAATTCCCCCGGAAGAGAGCTATTTCTTCCTATTGCTGGATTTTGCTAG